The Cenarchaeum symbiont of Oopsacas minuta genome has a window encoding:
- a CDS encoding putative membrane protein encodes MSKKYLALALLVGIGLATTLNTAYGQETAPLEVELRTSDIAVIAIGIMGGLVNAFMAWNKVRKANIANHLPAKFDPTLFLNKVLFATITSIPIAIATSLQQTELTLFTMFLIFTACIGTSQLISNARTKSK; translated from the coding sequence ATGAGTAAAAAATATCTCGCACTAGCGCTTTTAGTGGGAATTGGATTAGCAACAACGCTGAATACTGCATATGGTCAAGAGACAGCTCCACTTGAAGTAGAATTAAGAACATCTGATATTGCCGTAATAGCAATAGGAATCATGGGTGGACTTGTCAATGCATTCATGGCTTGGAACAAAGTAAGAAAAGCAAACATAGCTAACCATTTGCCTGCAAAGTTTGATCCTACGTTATTCTTAAACAAAGTATTATTTGCGACAATAACTTCAATCCCAATCGCAATAGCAACATCACTCCAGCAAACAGAATTAACATTGTTCACAATGTTTCTAATTTTCACAGCCTGTATTGGTACAAGTCAGCTAATCAGCAATGCTCGAACAAAGTCAAAGTAA